GCTGTCGCATGCGGAGCAGATTAAAGTGCAGTACGCTAGTGCGCGTAGTGCCACCGTAAGTCGTGAAGATAGCATTGAAGTACCCTCTGTTGGCGGGCGGCCGTCGCGTACCATGTCTCGTCACACTTTGGCCGAAGTCGTTGAACCGCGTTATCAGGAATTATTTGAGCTGGTGTTCAAGCAACTGAAAGACAGTGGTCTTGAAGATCAGATTGCCGCCGGGATTGTGATCACCGGCGGTACCGCTTCTATTGAAGGTGCGGTGGATATTGCCGAGGCAACCTTCGGCATGCCGGTGCGGGTGGCATCACCTTTACCGGTAAAAGGGTTGTATGAATATGTGGATCAGCCAATTTATTCGACAGGTGTCGGGCTGCTCCATTACGGTGCTCGGCGGGTGATTGAACGTCAGTTCGAACGTCCGGAGCGCCCAGGGGTAACCAGCTTATGGAATCGGGTCCAGAGTTGGTTTAAAGGCGAGTTTTAACTCGCATTAACGCAGGTAGATGGAGAATAAGGTCATGTTTGAGATTATGGATACTCAAAATGATGCGTTGAGCGATGCAGTGCTCAAAGTCATCGGTGTCGGCGGTGGCGGTGGTAACGCTATCGAACATATGGTGAAGCATAATATTGAAGGTGTTGAGTTCATGGTAACCAACACCGACGCACAGGCGCTGCGAAAATCCGCGGCGGGCACCACTATTCAGATCGGTCGCGATGTCACCAAAGGTCTTGGTGCTGGCGCCAATCCAGAAGTGGGCCGTGCTGCTGCTGAGGAAGATAAAGAAAGCATCCGCGCAGCTATCAAAGGTGCCGATATGATTTTTATCGCTGCCGGTATGGGGGGTGGTACAGGTACTGGTGCGGCGCCGGTGGTGGCAGAGATTGCACGTCAGGAAGGCATTCTGACGGTCGCAGTGGTGACTAAACCGTTCCCGTTCGAAGGCAAAAAGCGTATGGCTTATGCCGAGCAGGGCATTTCCGAGCTGGCTAAACACGTGGATTCGCTGATCACCATCCCTAACGAAAAACTGTTAAAAGTCTTGGGCCGTGGTACAACGTTGCTGGACGCTTTTGCTGCGGCTAACAACGTATTGTTAGGTGCGGTGCAGGGTATTGCTGAACTGATCACTCGCCCAGGCCTGATCAACGTGGACTTTGCTGACGTACGTACCGTGATGTCTGAAATGGGTAATGCCATGATGGGAACGGGTGTCGCTCGTGGCGAAGATCGCGCCGAGGAAGCGGCTGAAGCCGCCGTTGCCAGCCCATTGCTGGAAGATATCGATTTGGCCGGTGCGCGTGGGGTGTTGGTTAACATCACCGCTGGCATGGACATGAGTATCGAAGAGTTCGAAACCGTGGGTAACCACGTCAAAGCTTATGCTTCCGATACTGCAACCGTCGTGGTTGGTGCGGTAATCGACCCAGAAATGAGCGATGAGCTGCGCGTGACTGTAGTGGCTACCGGTATTGGTGCCGACAGAAAGCCAGATATTCAGTTGGTTTCCAAGCAAGTTAGAACTGAACCTGTGGTTGAACCTCGTGTCGAAACCTATGTTCAGCCCGAAGAACCTGTTGCCGCGCAATCGACTAAGAGTAATGTTGTGACTGCACCACAACCTGCACCTAGCCACAAGAATGAACTGGATTACTTGGATATCCCGGCATTTTTGCGTAAGCAGGCGGACTAACAGTTTGTGAACTGGATCTGATTAATCGTTGGCCAAGTACCGATGATTATTGCAGCGACAGGATTTTTTTTGTGAAATGGTTTGATTATGCTAGGATATCCGACCAGCTGCGACCGTGGTCCGGCTTTTAGTGTCGAATATAATGTTTTATTGTTGCAATTTTTACGGGTAACTAAATGATTTTTCAAAGAACACTTGAAAATACGGTAAAAGCGACCGGTGTCGGATTACATTCCGGCAAAAAGGTAACTTTGACCCTGAGACCCGCACCAGTGAATACAGGGATCCTGCTAGTCCGTACGGATCTGCAGCCGCATGTCACCATTCCGGCCAAAGCGGAAATGGTGCGTGAGACTACCATGTGTACCGCATTGGTGAACGACGAAGGCGTCCGTATTGCGACGATTGAACATTTATTTGCTGCTTTAGCGGGTCTGGGCATTGATAATGCTGTGATTGAAGTAAATGCACCGGAAATTCCGGTGATGGACGGTAGTGCTAGTCCTTTCGTATTCCTGCTGCAAAGCGCGGGGATCAAGCAGCAATCAGTCGCTAAAAAGTATCTTAGAATCAAGCAAACCGTACGTGTGGAAGACGGCGATAAGTGGGCAGAGTTGCGACCTTATAAAGGTTTCAAAGTAGACTTTGAAATCGACTTTGCACATCCCGAAATTGCTCGTAGTCAACAGCATATCGTGATGGATTTTTCATCTGCAGCCTTTATTAAGGATATCAGTCGCGCCAGAACCTTTGGTTTTATGCGCGATGTTGAATATCTGCGAGCCAATAATCTTGGCTTGGGTGCAAGTATGGAAAATGCCGTTGTGCTTGATGAATACCGCGTCCTCAACCCCGATGGCCTGCGTTATGAGGATGAATTTGTTAAGCACAAAATTCTCGATGCATTCGGTGACCTGTATGTAGCGGGTCATGCGATTGTTGGCGAATTCCGTGCGTTCAAAACGGGTCATGCATTAAATAACCGTTTGGTGCGAGCCCTGCTTGCCAACCAGGAAGCCTGGGAAGTGGTAAGCTTCGATAATGAAACCGATGCTCCGGTCAGCTTTAGTATGCCGACCGGTGTGGTAATGGCATAGGTTAGTCTTTTGAGCCCTGACGGCTGGCTAGTGCAGCCAGCCGTTTTAATTTTTGGCCTAGTGTACCGTCCGTATGCTCGGCTAATGCATTGATGTGTGCCGCTGCGGTTTCACTCAATGCCCTGTGAGTCACCTTGGGTTTTGTATCGATAGACGCAAGTGCCGGGTTGACTTTCACCTCAATAGCGGTAAGCATTGGGAGCGCCTCTTGCTGGAGCTGTTGTAACAGTTTCGCTTTCTGAAAGTTGATTCTGGCAGCCCAGGCCGATGTCGGTGTTTCGATCACCAAGACATTCTGGCGCAAATTGGCAACTGTTAGCTGTGCGCTGACTGGACCCGTCAAAAGTTGTTTGACGTACTTGTCCAGATATAACAAAAGCTCTGCTCTCTCGGCCAGACTCGGCATTGAGCCTGACTGGTGTACCAACTGACTAAGGTCTTGGGGGAGCTTTTTCATTATGATAATAAGATGGCTTACTGAGGCTATGAGTGTAACAGTTTTTATTCAGGGTCGAAATGGCGTGACACGCTGGCAGCCGGGGAAGTACTGGCTGTTGCTGCCTATGCTGCTTATTGCGGCAGGCACAGGACTCTATCAATACAATCATCAGCGCTTTGAATCTCAGCAGGCCAATGTTGACCAAGAGCGGCAAGCCCGCGAACAGCAACAAAAACAAGTCAAACAACTCAAACAAGCCACCGAATCTCAATTAGCTACCCTCGTGGCGCATGTTGCTCGTATGCAAGCCAAGCTGACCCGTCTTGAAGCTCTAGGCCAGCAACTCGCTGAGAATAATCAACTTGAAGACCAGTTCGATTTTAATGCCGAAGTAGGTGTCGGTGGTGGGAGTGATATTGGCTCCACGATAGAATTAGACCAACTGATTGCAGATATGGATCGGTTGGCAGCAGGAATTGATAAAAATAACGCTAAGCTGTCACTACTTGAAACGGTGACTTCCAACCTCAATATCAATGAGGAGCGTTATATATCAGGGCGCCCAGTCGATAAAGGCTGGTTATCCTCGCCCTACGGTTTACGCAATGATCCTTTCACTGGCCGACGCGCGATGCACAAAGGCATCGACTTTGCTGGTACGGAGGGTTCGGATGTTGTCGCTACTGCCGCTGGTGTAGTGACATGGGCCGGAAAGATGTTTGGCTATGGCAATCTGGTGGAAATCGACCACGGTGACGGGTACCGTACCCGTTATGGCCATAACGAAGCTTTGTCAGTAACTGTAGGTGATGTGGTTGCCAAAGGCGAGAAGATCGCCGTGATGGGAAGTACAGGGCGTTCAACCGGACCCCATGTACATTACGAAGTACTGCGTAACGGTCAGCAGATTGACCCTCAGAAGTTTGTTTATCGCCACGCAGGCTAATCGGAATTGGCCGCCAGACTCAGCTGAGAGCTGGCCTACAACTAAAAAGTGATTCAGATGTTAGGTAAATTACTGACAAAAATATTTGGTAGCCGTAACCAACGTACCCTTAAAGCGCTCGGCAAAGTTGTTGCGAAAGTCAATGCGCTCGAAGCGGAATATGAAAAGCTCAGTGATGAGCAACTGAAGGCCAAAACCGCAGAATTCCGCGAACGTCTCGCCAACGGTGAAACGCTCGAACAGATCACTCCCGAAGCCTTTGCTACCGTCCGTGAAGCCTCCAAACGTATTTTCGAAATGCGTCATTTCGATGTGCAGTTGTTAGGGGGGTTAGTACTCGACAGTAACCGCATCGCTGAAATGCGTACCGGTGAAGGTAAAACCCTGACAGCAACGTTACCGGCTTATCTCAATGCTATCAGCGGTAAGGGCGTGCACGTCATTACCGTTAACGATTACTTGGCCCGTCGTGACGCTGAAACTAACCGTCCATTGTTTGAATTCCTGGGCATGACTGTCGGCATCAACGTTGCTGGACTGGGACATCAGGAAAAAGTGGCGGCTTATGGTGCAGATATTACCTACGGTACCAACAACGAATTTGGTTTCGATTACCTGCGTGACAACATGGCGTTTTCGCCTCAGGAACGTGTACAGCGTCCACTGCACTACGCACTAATTGACGAAGTGGACTCGATCCTGATTGATGAAGCGCGTACCCCACTGATCATCTCCGGTGCCGCAGAAGACAGTTCAGAGCTTTACGTTAAAGTCGATAAGCTGATCCCGAATCTGATCAAGCAAGACAAAGAAGACTCCGAAGAATATACCGGTACCGGTGATTTTTCTGTCGATGAAAAAGCTAAGCAAGTGAACCTAACCGAACGTGGTCAGGAAAAAATCGAACAGCTGTTGATTACCTCGGGTCTGCTCACCGAAGGTGACTCGCTTTATTCAGCTGCTAACATTTCGTTATTGCACCATGTTCATGCCGCTTTGCGGGCACATAACCTGTTCGAAAAAGACGTGGACTATGTAGTGCAGGATGGCGAAGTCATTATTGTGGACGAGCATACTGGTCGTACGATGCCAGGGCGTCGTTGGTCCGAAGGTCTGCATCAGGCGGTCGAAGCGAAAGAAGGTGCCAAGATCCAGAATGAAAACCAGACGCTGGCATCCATTACCTTCCAGAACTATTTCCGCATTTATGAAAAACTGGCGGGGATGACCGGTACTGCTGACACCGAGGCGTTCGAATTCCAGCATATTTATGGCCTGGATACCGTCGTGGTGCCAACCAACCGTCCCATGATCCGTAAAGACATGGCCGATTTGGTCTACCTCACAGCGAAAGAAAAATATGCGGCAATTATTGATGACATCAAAGGTTGCCGTGAGCGTGGCCAGCCCGTGCTGGTTGGTACGGTTTCGATTGAACAGTCGGAACTGCTGTCACACCTGCTGAAACAGGAAAAAATTCCGCATCAGGTATTGAATGCCAAGTTCCACGAACATGAAGCGGAGATTGTGGCTCAGGCCGGGCGCTCCGGTACGGTAACCGTTGCGACTAACATGGCGGGTCGTGGTACCGATATCGTACTGGGTGGTAACTGGAAGTCTGAGATCGAAGCACTGGAAAATCCTTCCGAGGAAGAAATCAGCCGCATTCGTGAAGACTGGCAGAAACGTCACGACGAAGTTGTTGCCGCCGGTGGCCTACATATTCTGGGTACCGAACGTCACGAATCCCGCCGTATCGATAACCAATTGCGTGGTCGTTCAGGCCGTCAGGGTGACCCAGGTTCTTCCCGTTTCTATCTGTCGCTGGAAGATACGCTGATGCGTATTTTCGCTTCAGACCGTATGGCCGGAATGATGAAGAAGCTGGGGATGGAAGAGGGCGAAGCCATCGAACATCCTTGGGTTTCTCGGGCTATTGAAAATGCCCAACGTAAAGTTGAAGCGCGCAACTTCGATATTCGTAAGCAGTTGCTCGAATATGACGATGTTGCCAATGACCAGCGCCAAGTGGTTTATGCACAACGTAATGCGTTGATGGACGCTGAAAGTATTCAGGAATCTATTGAAGCGATCTGTGCGGATGTAATTAATGGCATTGTCGATCAATATATTCCACCACAATCAGTAGAAGAGTTGTGGGATATTGCTGGTCTGGAACAACGCCTGGAACAGGAATTTGCGCTCAAGTTACCGATTCAGGAATGGCTGGATCAGGAAGATGAACTGCACGAAGAGACACTGCGTGAGCGTATTGTCGAGAAATGGCAGGATGCATATAACGCCAAAGAGCAGATGGTAGGCCCAGCGGTACTGCGCCAGTTTGAAAAAGCTATTATGTTGCAGACACTGGATGGCCTGTGGAAAGAGCATCTGTCTGCGATGGATTATCTGCGTCAGGGGATCCACCTGCGTGGTTACGCACAGAAAAACCCGAAACAGGAATACAAGCGTGAATCTTTCGAGTTGTTCCAGCAGATGCTCGATCAACTGAAACATGACGTGATCAGCATTCTGTCCAAAGTACAGGTACAGGCGCAGGAAGACGTTGATGAAATGGAAGCTCGCCGTCGTGAAGAACAAGCGCGCATCCGTCATGAATATCAGCACGCTGAATCTGAATCATTGACCGCAGATGACCAACCACCAGCGGGTATGCCCCAAGCACCTGTCATCCGTCATGGCGATAAGATTGGCCGCAACGATCCGTGCCCATGTGGTTCAGGCAAAAAATATAAGCACTGCCACGGCAAGTTATCGTAACTGATACTGCACGTGGGCGATTCTAAGAGGCGACGTTAAGTCGCCTCTTTTTTTGGTGGATTCCCCAAAGCAAATATTCTCATTCCTGCATTGGTTGTGGATAAAACTGGGGATAATCAGTGAGTGTTATGTGCTTAACCTGTAATGATCGAAAAAGATCGATCTTTCGATAAAAAAGCCCTTGCGCTATCTTTTTAGCTCCCTATAATGCGCCCTCGTTGTGTCGCCATTCAGTGCTGTAAGCAGAATTGAAATGTGTAAACACTGCGGGCAAAAAGCCTTATGTATCAAGTGTTGTCTGCCAATTCATCAATTGCAGAAAACATCAGAAAAAATGGCTTGACGCTAAAATCGGGATGTGTAGAATACGCAGCCCTGAGCCGATGAAGTCGGCGCCTTTGAAGTAGTGTTCAGAGGCATGCTCTTTAACAAAATATCAAGCAATCTGTGTGGGCACTCGCAGTGAATGAATCGCAAAACGATTTAAAACTCACTGAAGAGTGTTCGAACAAAGAACAGTCATTCATAGAGTCGAAAAACTTTTAATTGAAGAGTTTGATCATGGCTCAGATTGAACGCTGGCGGCAGGCCTAACACATGCAAGTCGAGCGGCAGCGGGAAGTAGCTTGCTACTTTGCCGGCGAGCGGCGGACGGGTGAGTAATGCCTGGGAATTTGCCCATTCGAGGGGGATAACAGT
This portion of the Shewanella yunxiaonensis genome encodes:
- the ftsZ gene encoding cell division protein FtsZ, whose protein sequence is MFEIMDTQNDALSDAVLKVIGVGGGGGNAIEHMVKHNIEGVEFMVTNTDAQALRKSAAGTTIQIGRDVTKGLGAGANPEVGRAAAEEDKESIRAAIKGADMIFIAAGMGGGTGTGAAPVVAEIARQEGILTVAVVTKPFPFEGKKRMAYAEQGISELAKHVDSLITIPNEKLLKVLGRGTTLLDAFAAANNVLLGAVQGIAELITRPGLINVDFADVRTVMSEMGNAMMGTGVARGEDRAEEAAEAAVASPLLEDIDLAGARGVLVNITAGMDMSIEEFETVGNHVKAYASDTATVVVGAVIDPEMSDELRVTVVATGIGADRKPDIQLVSKQVRTEPVVEPRVETYVQPEEPVAAQSTKSNVVTAPQPAPSHKNELDYLDIPAFLRKQAD
- the lpxC gene encoding UDP-3-O-acyl-N-acetylglucosamine deacetylase: MIFQRTLENTVKATGVGLHSGKKVTLTLRPAPVNTGILLVRTDLQPHVTIPAKAEMVRETTMCTALVNDEGVRIATIEHLFAALAGLGIDNAVIEVNAPEIPVMDGSASPFVFLLQSAGIKQQSVAKKYLRIKQTVRVEDGDKWAELRPYKGFKVDFEIDFAHPEIARSQQHIVMDFSSAAFIKDISRARTFGFMRDVEYLRANNLGLGASMENAVVLDEYRVLNPDGLRYEDEFVKHKILDAFGDLYVAGHAIVGEFRAFKTGHALNNRLVRALLANQEAWEVVSFDNETDAPVSFSMPTGVVMA
- a CDS encoding DUF721 domain-containing protein, whose amino-acid sequence is MKKLPQDLSQLVHQSGSMPSLAERAELLLYLDKYVKQLLTGPVSAQLTVANLRQNVLVIETPTSAWAARINFQKAKLLQQLQQEALPMLTAIEVKVNPALASIDTKPKVTHRALSETAAAHINALAEHTDGTLGQKLKRLAALASRQGSKD
- a CDS encoding M23 family metallopeptidase: MSVTVFIQGRNGVTRWQPGKYWLLLPMLLIAAGTGLYQYNHQRFESQQANVDQERQAREQQQKQVKQLKQATESQLATLVAHVARMQAKLTRLEALGQQLAENNQLEDQFDFNAEVGVGGGSDIGSTIELDQLIADMDRLAAGIDKNNAKLSLLETVTSNLNINEERYISGRPVDKGWLSSPYGLRNDPFTGRRAMHKGIDFAGTEGSDVVATAAGVVTWAGKMFGYGNLVEIDHGDGYRTRYGHNEALSVTVGDVVAKGEKIAVMGSTGRSTGPHVHYEVLRNGQQIDPQKFVYRHAG
- the secA gene encoding preprotein translocase subunit SecA encodes the protein MLGKLLTKIFGSRNQRTLKALGKVVAKVNALEAEYEKLSDEQLKAKTAEFRERLANGETLEQITPEAFATVREASKRIFEMRHFDVQLLGGLVLDSNRIAEMRTGEGKTLTATLPAYLNAISGKGVHVITVNDYLARRDAETNRPLFEFLGMTVGINVAGLGHQEKVAAYGADITYGTNNEFGFDYLRDNMAFSPQERVQRPLHYALIDEVDSILIDEARTPLIISGAAEDSSELYVKVDKLIPNLIKQDKEDSEEYTGTGDFSVDEKAKQVNLTERGQEKIEQLLITSGLLTEGDSLYSAANISLLHHVHAALRAHNLFEKDVDYVVQDGEVIIVDEHTGRTMPGRRWSEGLHQAVEAKEGAKIQNENQTLASITFQNYFRIYEKLAGMTGTADTEAFEFQHIYGLDTVVVPTNRPMIRKDMADLVYLTAKEKYAAIIDDIKGCRERGQPVLVGTVSIEQSELLSHLLKQEKIPHQVLNAKFHEHEAEIVAQAGRSGTVTVATNMAGRGTDIVLGGNWKSEIEALENPSEEEISRIREDWQKRHDEVVAAGGLHILGTERHESRRIDNQLRGRSGRQGDPGSSRFYLSLEDTLMRIFASDRMAGMMKKLGMEEGEAIEHPWVSRAIENAQRKVEARNFDIRKQLLEYDDVANDQRQVVYAQRNALMDAESIQESIEAICADVINGIVDQYIPPQSVEELWDIAGLEQRLEQEFALKLPIQEWLDQEDELHEETLRERIVEKWQDAYNAKEQMVGPAVLRQFEKAIMLQTLDGLWKEHLSAMDYLRQGIHLRGYAQKNPKQEYKRESFELFQQMLDQLKHDVISILSKVQVQAQEDVDEMEARRREEQARIRHEYQHAESESLTADDQPPAGMPQAPVIRHGDKIGRNDPCPCGSGKKYKHCHGKLS